A stretch of the Salminus brasiliensis chromosome 23, fSalBra1.hap2, whole genome shotgun sequence genome encodes the following:
- the evi5a gene encoding ecotropic viral integration site 5 protein homolog isoform X6: protein MDTLSVPPPLASHTAQLSPDEEKLLAKLEEQNRLLETDSKALYSVNGVLRSPSTLRIFSFEEDSSTWGCVVENWEKWSKKKVKQLKEMIRKGIHPQFRPTVWQMLCNAHTVSVREQYSELLQKTCPSEKLIHRDLKRILPRHPLFQGLHGSLQQPLCNVLKAYSVLDREVGYNQGSVFIVGLLLMQMPEEQAFGVFLRLMQDFRLRELYRPHMVELGCCTFQLDGLIQEHLPELYSHFRTQALKTSTFSSSWFLTVFLSCLPPTAANRVFDIFMCEGLEIVFRVGMAILQLTQAELMKLDTEGMMQFLEKTVPQQMDTNPDRTIATAYQIKYDSKRMKKLEKEYTAMKMKEMEEQEEVKKLHSENKLLRQRIDTLEKRYSEDAVWTLGQECARVRLKEAELQRVLKQMEIKMLLMEKSSSVPDENSVKYVHEQLVSGKLREADTLTGIREVRHHVKDLEEKWQLNPTPSVHQNQQKGSSAVCDLQEELLRVRFREVHTQVQLTQSRHKLLQLQTQKSAFYRLVDSIPRLGKLPLLDPAPRVQQQ, encoded by the exons ATGGACACCCTCTCTGTCCCGCCTCCTCTTGCATCTCACACAGCGCAGCTCAGCCCAGACGAGGAGAAGCTACTAGCCAAGCTGGAGGAGCAGAACAG GTTGTTGGAAACTGACAGTAAAGCCTTATACTCGGTGAACGGTGTCCTGAGAAGCCCCTCTACTTTGAGAATCTTCTCCTTTGAGGAAGATTCCAGTACTTGGGGTTGTGTTGTTGAGAACTGGGAGAAATGGAGCAAGAAGAAAGTAAAGCAGCTGAAG GAGATGATCAGGAAAGGGATCCACCCTCAGTTCCGGCCCACAGTGTGGCAGATGCTGTGTAATGCACACACTGTGTCCGTACGGGAGCAGTACTCCGAGCTGCTGCAGAAGACCTGTCCCAGCGAGAAACTGATCCACAGGGACCTGAAGAGAATCCTCCCCCGCCACCCGCTCTTCCAGGGCCTGCACGGCAGCCTCCAGCAGCCACTCTGCAACGTGCTGAAG GCTTATTCAGTTTTGGACCGAGAAGTTGGCTACAACCAGGGAAGTGTGTTCATAGTTGGGCTGTTACTCATGCAG ATGCCTGAGGAGCAGGCGTTTGGTGTGTTCCTGAGGCTGATGCAGGACTTTAGGCTGCGAGAGCTCTACAGGCCTCATATGGTCGAACTGGGCTGCTGCACGTTCCAGCTGGATGGTCTAATCCAG GAGCATCTCCCTGAGCTTTATTCTCACTTCCGAACTCAGGCCTTGAAAACCTCCACCTTCTCTTCATCCTGGTTCCTCACAGTCTTCCTCTCCTGCCTTCCCCCGACTGCAGCCAACAGGGTCTTCGACATATTCATGTGTGAG gGTCTGGAGATTGTGTTCCGCGTGGGAATGGCTATCCTCCAGCTGACCCAGGCTGAACTCATGAAGTTGGATACGGAGGGGATGATGCAA TTTCTAGAGAAAACCGTCCCCCAGCAAATGGACACCAACCCAGACAGGACCATAGCGACGGCCTATCAAATAAAGTACGACTCCAAGAGGATGAAGAA GCTTGAAAAAGAATACACAGCTATGAAAATGAAGGAAATGGAGGAACAAGAAGAAGTAAAG aaactacattcagaaaataAACTTCTGCGACAGAGAATCGACACCCTGGAGAAA aGATACAGTGAGGATGCGGTGTGGACGCTGGGTCAGGAGTGTGCGCGGGTCAGGCTGAAGGAGGCGGAGCTTCAGCGTGTTTTAAAGCAGATGGAGATAAAGATGCTGCTGATGGAGAAA agcagCTCAGTTCCTgatgagaacagtgtgaagtATGTGCACGAGCAGCTGGTCAGTGGGAAGCTGAGGGAGGCAGATACACTGACCGGGATCCGAGAGGTTAGACATCACGTCAAAGATCTGGAGGAGAaatggcag CTGAATCCGACCCCATCTGTTCATCAGAATCAGCAGAAGGGCAGCAGCGCTGTGTGTGACCTGCAGGAGGAGCTGTTGCGTGTGAGGTTCCGAGAGGTCCACACTCAGGTGCAGCTCACTCAGAGCCGCCACAAACTGCTGCAGCTGCAGACGCAG AAGAGCGCCTTCTACAGGCTTGTGgattcgatacccaggctcggcaagctgccactgttggaccctgcTCCCAGAGTGCAGCAGCAGTAG
- the evi5a gene encoding ecotropic viral integration site 5 protein homolog isoform X3 has product MDTLSVPPPLASHTAQLSPDEEKLLAKLEEQNRLLETDSKALYSVNGVLRSPSTLRIFSFEEDSSTWGCVVENWEKWSKKKVKQLKEMIRKGIHPQFRPTVWQMLCNAHTVSVREQYSELLQKTCPSEKLIHRDLKRILPRHPLFQGLHGSLQQPLCNVLKAYSVLDREVGYNQGSVFIVGLLLMQMPEEQAFGVFLRLMQDFRLRELYRPHMVELGCCTFQLDGLIQEHLPELYSHFRTQALKTSTFSSSWFLTVFLSCLPPTAANRVFDIFMCEGLEIVFRVGMAILQLTQAELMKLDTEGMMQFLEKTVPQQMDTNPDRTIATAYQIKYDSKRMKKLEKEYTAMKMKEMEEQEEVKKLHSENKLLRQRIDTLEKRYSEDAVWTLGQECARVRLKEAELQRVLKQMEIKMLLMEKSSSVPDENSVKYVHEQLVSGKLREADTLTGIREVRHHVKDLEEKWQNQQKGSSAVCDLQEELLRVRFREVHTQVQLTQSRHKLLQLQTQDEICSLRMKHITERMHSQREHLQELTMQNQHLHSLLGQTTEEEQHKQDCDDEEQDDGTATVRKLQDQIVQLQAQIQSLSRQKKATSLQHNDT; this is encoded by the exons ATGGACACCCTCTCTGTCCCGCCTCCTCTTGCATCTCACACAGCGCAGCTCAGCCCAGACGAGGAGAAGCTACTAGCCAAGCTGGAGGAGCAGAACAG GTTGTTGGAAACTGACAGTAAAGCCTTATACTCGGTGAACGGTGTCCTGAGAAGCCCCTCTACTTTGAGAATCTTCTCCTTTGAGGAAGATTCCAGTACTTGGGGTTGTGTTGTTGAGAACTGGGAGAAATGGAGCAAGAAGAAAGTAAAGCAGCTGAAG GAGATGATCAGGAAAGGGATCCACCCTCAGTTCCGGCCCACAGTGTGGCAGATGCTGTGTAATGCACACACTGTGTCCGTACGGGAGCAGTACTCCGAGCTGCTGCAGAAGACCTGTCCCAGCGAGAAACTGATCCACAGGGACCTGAAGAGAATCCTCCCCCGCCACCCGCTCTTCCAGGGCCTGCACGGCAGCCTCCAGCAGCCACTCTGCAACGTGCTGAAG GCTTATTCAGTTTTGGACCGAGAAGTTGGCTACAACCAGGGAAGTGTGTTCATAGTTGGGCTGTTACTCATGCAG ATGCCTGAGGAGCAGGCGTTTGGTGTGTTCCTGAGGCTGATGCAGGACTTTAGGCTGCGAGAGCTCTACAGGCCTCATATGGTCGAACTGGGCTGCTGCACGTTCCAGCTGGATGGTCTAATCCAG GAGCATCTCCCTGAGCTTTATTCTCACTTCCGAACTCAGGCCTTGAAAACCTCCACCTTCTCTTCATCCTGGTTCCTCACAGTCTTCCTCTCCTGCCTTCCCCCGACTGCAGCCAACAGGGTCTTCGACATATTCATGTGTGAG gGTCTGGAGATTGTGTTCCGCGTGGGAATGGCTATCCTCCAGCTGACCCAGGCTGAACTCATGAAGTTGGATACGGAGGGGATGATGCAA TTTCTAGAGAAAACCGTCCCCCAGCAAATGGACACCAACCCAGACAGGACCATAGCGACGGCCTATCAAATAAAGTACGACTCCAAGAGGATGAAGAA GCTTGAAAAAGAATACACAGCTATGAAAATGAAGGAAATGGAGGAACAAGAAGAAGTAAAG aaactacattcagaaaataAACTTCTGCGACAGAGAATCGACACCCTGGAGAAA aGATACAGTGAGGATGCGGTGTGGACGCTGGGTCAGGAGTGTGCGCGGGTCAGGCTGAAGGAGGCGGAGCTTCAGCGTGTTTTAAAGCAGATGGAGATAAAGATGCTGCTGATGGAGAAA agcagCTCAGTTCCTgatgagaacagtgtgaagtATGTGCACGAGCAGCTGGTCAGTGGGAAGCTGAGGGAGGCAGATACACTGACCGGGATCCGAGAGGTTAGACATCACGTCAAAGATCTGGAGGAGAaatggcag AATCAGCAGAAGGGCAGCAGCGCTGTGTGTGACCTGCAGGAGGAGCTGTTGCGTGTGAGGTTCCGAGAGGTCCACACTCAGGTGCAGCTCACTCAGAGCCGCCACAAACTGCTGCAGCTGCAGACGCAG GATGAAATCTGCAGTCTTCGGATGAAGCACATCACTGAGCGCATGCACAGCCAGCGTGAGCATCTGCAAGAGCTAACGATGCAAAACCAGCATCTGCACAGTCTGCTGGGACAAACAACAGAGGAAGAGCAGCACAAG CAGGATTGTGACGATGAAGAACAGGACGATGGCACAGCTACTGTCAGAAAGCTGCAAGATCAGATTGTCCAATTACAGGCCCAG
- the evi5a gene encoding ecotropic viral integration site 5 protein homolog isoform X2, with translation MDTLSVPPPLASHTAQLSPDEEKLLAKLEEQNRLLETDSKALYSVNGVLRSPSTLRIFSFEEDSSTWGCVVENWEKWSKKKVKQLKEMIRKGIHPQFRPTVWQMLCNAHTVSVREQYSELLQKTCPSEKLIHRDLKRILPRHPLFQGLHGSLQQPLCNVLKAYSVLDREVGYNQGSVFIVGLLLMQMPEEQAFGVFLRLMQDFRLRELYRPHMVELGCCTFQLDGLIQEHLPELYSHFRTQALKTSTFSSSWFLTVFLSCLPPTAANRVFDIFMCEGLEIVFRVGMAILQLTQAELMKLDTEGMMQFLEKTVPQQMDTNPDRTIATAYQIKYDSKRMKKLEKEYTAMKMKEMEEQEEVKKLHSENKLLRQRIDTLEKRYSEDAVWTLGQECARVRLKEAELQRVLKQMEIKMLLMEKSSSVPDENSVKYVHEQLVSGKLREADTLTGIREVRHHVKDLEEKWQLNPTPSVHQNQQKGSSAVCDLQEELLRVRFREVHTQVQLTQSRHKLLQLQTQDEICSLRMKHITERMHSQREHLQELTMQNQHLHSLLGQTTEEEQHKDCDDEEQDDGTATVRKLQDQIVQLQAQIQSLSRQKKATSLQHNDT, from the exons ATGGACACCCTCTCTGTCCCGCCTCCTCTTGCATCTCACACAGCGCAGCTCAGCCCAGACGAGGAGAAGCTACTAGCCAAGCTGGAGGAGCAGAACAG GTTGTTGGAAACTGACAGTAAAGCCTTATACTCGGTGAACGGTGTCCTGAGAAGCCCCTCTACTTTGAGAATCTTCTCCTTTGAGGAAGATTCCAGTACTTGGGGTTGTGTTGTTGAGAACTGGGAGAAATGGAGCAAGAAGAAAGTAAAGCAGCTGAAG GAGATGATCAGGAAAGGGATCCACCCTCAGTTCCGGCCCACAGTGTGGCAGATGCTGTGTAATGCACACACTGTGTCCGTACGGGAGCAGTACTCCGAGCTGCTGCAGAAGACCTGTCCCAGCGAGAAACTGATCCACAGGGACCTGAAGAGAATCCTCCCCCGCCACCCGCTCTTCCAGGGCCTGCACGGCAGCCTCCAGCAGCCACTCTGCAACGTGCTGAAG GCTTATTCAGTTTTGGACCGAGAAGTTGGCTACAACCAGGGAAGTGTGTTCATAGTTGGGCTGTTACTCATGCAG ATGCCTGAGGAGCAGGCGTTTGGTGTGTTCCTGAGGCTGATGCAGGACTTTAGGCTGCGAGAGCTCTACAGGCCTCATATGGTCGAACTGGGCTGCTGCACGTTCCAGCTGGATGGTCTAATCCAG GAGCATCTCCCTGAGCTTTATTCTCACTTCCGAACTCAGGCCTTGAAAACCTCCACCTTCTCTTCATCCTGGTTCCTCACAGTCTTCCTCTCCTGCCTTCCCCCGACTGCAGCCAACAGGGTCTTCGACATATTCATGTGTGAG gGTCTGGAGATTGTGTTCCGCGTGGGAATGGCTATCCTCCAGCTGACCCAGGCTGAACTCATGAAGTTGGATACGGAGGGGATGATGCAA TTTCTAGAGAAAACCGTCCCCCAGCAAATGGACACCAACCCAGACAGGACCATAGCGACGGCCTATCAAATAAAGTACGACTCCAAGAGGATGAAGAA GCTTGAAAAAGAATACACAGCTATGAAAATGAAGGAAATGGAGGAACAAGAAGAAGTAAAG aaactacattcagaaaataAACTTCTGCGACAGAGAATCGACACCCTGGAGAAA aGATACAGTGAGGATGCGGTGTGGACGCTGGGTCAGGAGTGTGCGCGGGTCAGGCTGAAGGAGGCGGAGCTTCAGCGTGTTTTAAAGCAGATGGAGATAAAGATGCTGCTGATGGAGAAA agcagCTCAGTTCCTgatgagaacagtgtgaagtATGTGCACGAGCAGCTGGTCAGTGGGAAGCTGAGGGAGGCAGATACACTGACCGGGATCCGAGAGGTTAGACATCACGTCAAAGATCTGGAGGAGAaatggcag CTGAATCCGACCCCATCTGTTCATCAGAATCAGCAGAAGGGCAGCAGCGCTGTGTGTGACCTGCAGGAGGAGCTGTTGCGTGTGAGGTTCCGAGAGGTCCACACTCAGGTGCAGCTCACTCAGAGCCGCCACAAACTGCTGCAGCTGCAGACGCAG GATGAAATCTGCAGTCTTCGGATGAAGCACATCACTGAGCGCATGCACAGCCAGCGTGAGCATCTGCAAGAGCTAACGATGCAAAACCAGCATCTGCACAGTCTGCTGGGACAAACAACAGAGGAAGAGCAGCACAAG GATTGTGACGATGAAGAACAGGACGATGGCACAGCTACTGTCAGAAAGCTGCAAGATCAGATTGTCCAATTACAGGCCCAG
- the evi5a gene encoding ecotropic viral integration site 5 protein homolog isoform X5: MDTLSVPPPLASHTAQLSPDEEKLLAKLEEQNRLLETDSKALYSVNGVLRSPSTLRIFSFEEDSSTWGCVVENWEKWSKKKVKQLKEMIRKGIHPQFRPTVWQMLCNAHTVSVREQYSELLQKTCPSEKLIHRDLKRILPRHPLFQGLHGSLQQPLCNVLKAYSVLDREVGYNQGSVFIVGLLLMQMPEEQAFGVFLRLMQDFRLRELYRPHMVELGCCTFQLDGLIQEHLPELYSHFRTQALKTSTFSSSWFLTVFLSCLPPTAANRVFDIFMCEGLEIVFRVGMAILQLTQAELMKLDTEGMMQFLEKTVPQQMDTNPDRTIATAYQIKYDSKRMKKLEKEYTAMKMKEMEEQEEVKKLHSENKLLRQRIDTLEKRYSEDAVWTLGQECARVRLKEAELQRVLKQMEIKMLLMEKSSSVPDENSVKYVHEQLVSGKLREADTLTGIREVRHHVKDLEEKWQLNPTPSVHQNQQKGSSAVCDLQEELLRVRFREVHTQVQLTQSRHKLLQLQTQDEICSLRMKHITERMHSQREHLQELTMQNQHLHSLLGQTTEEEQHKVKPESRSSYGFS; encoded by the exons ATGGACACCCTCTCTGTCCCGCCTCCTCTTGCATCTCACACAGCGCAGCTCAGCCCAGACGAGGAGAAGCTACTAGCCAAGCTGGAGGAGCAGAACAG GTTGTTGGAAACTGACAGTAAAGCCTTATACTCGGTGAACGGTGTCCTGAGAAGCCCCTCTACTTTGAGAATCTTCTCCTTTGAGGAAGATTCCAGTACTTGGGGTTGTGTTGTTGAGAACTGGGAGAAATGGAGCAAGAAGAAAGTAAAGCAGCTGAAG GAGATGATCAGGAAAGGGATCCACCCTCAGTTCCGGCCCACAGTGTGGCAGATGCTGTGTAATGCACACACTGTGTCCGTACGGGAGCAGTACTCCGAGCTGCTGCAGAAGACCTGTCCCAGCGAGAAACTGATCCACAGGGACCTGAAGAGAATCCTCCCCCGCCACCCGCTCTTCCAGGGCCTGCACGGCAGCCTCCAGCAGCCACTCTGCAACGTGCTGAAG GCTTATTCAGTTTTGGACCGAGAAGTTGGCTACAACCAGGGAAGTGTGTTCATAGTTGGGCTGTTACTCATGCAG ATGCCTGAGGAGCAGGCGTTTGGTGTGTTCCTGAGGCTGATGCAGGACTTTAGGCTGCGAGAGCTCTACAGGCCTCATATGGTCGAACTGGGCTGCTGCACGTTCCAGCTGGATGGTCTAATCCAG GAGCATCTCCCTGAGCTTTATTCTCACTTCCGAACTCAGGCCTTGAAAACCTCCACCTTCTCTTCATCCTGGTTCCTCACAGTCTTCCTCTCCTGCCTTCCCCCGACTGCAGCCAACAGGGTCTTCGACATATTCATGTGTGAG gGTCTGGAGATTGTGTTCCGCGTGGGAATGGCTATCCTCCAGCTGACCCAGGCTGAACTCATGAAGTTGGATACGGAGGGGATGATGCAA TTTCTAGAGAAAACCGTCCCCCAGCAAATGGACACCAACCCAGACAGGACCATAGCGACGGCCTATCAAATAAAGTACGACTCCAAGAGGATGAAGAA GCTTGAAAAAGAATACACAGCTATGAAAATGAAGGAAATGGAGGAACAAGAAGAAGTAAAG aaactacattcagaaaataAACTTCTGCGACAGAGAATCGACACCCTGGAGAAA aGATACAGTGAGGATGCGGTGTGGACGCTGGGTCAGGAGTGTGCGCGGGTCAGGCTGAAGGAGGCGGAGCTTCAGCGTGTTTTAAAGCAGATGGAGATAAAGATGCTGCTGATGGAGAAA agcagCTCAGTTCCTgatgagaacagtgtgaagtATGTGCACGAGCAGCTGGTCAGTGGGAAGCTGAGGGAGGCAGATACACTGACCGGGATCCGAGAGGTTAGACATCACGTCAAAGATCTGGAGGAGAaatggcag CTGAATCCGACCCCATCTGTTCATCAGAATCAGCAGAAGGGCAGCAGCGCTGTGTGTGACCTGCAGGAGGAGCTGTTGCGTGTGAGGTTCCGAGAGGTCCACACTCAGGTGCAGCTCACTCAGAGCCGCCACAAACTGCTGCAGCTGCAGACGCAG GATGAAATCTGCAGTCTTCGGATGAAGCACATCACTGAGCGCATGCACAGCCAGCGTGAGCATCTGCAAGAGCTAACGATGCAAAACCAGCATCTGCACAGTCTGCTGGGACAAACAACAGAGGAAGAGCAGCACAAG GTCAAACCAGAGTCCAGAAGCTCTTACGGGTTTTCTTAG
- the evi5a gene encoding ecotropic viral integration site 5 protein homolog isoform X4, with protein MDTLSVPPPLASHTAQLSPDEEKLLAKLEEQNRLLETDSKALYSVNGVLRSPSTLRIFSFEEDSSTWGCVVENWEKWSKKKVKQLKEMIRKGIHPQFRPTVWQMLCNAHTVSVREQYSELLQKTCPSEKLIHRDLKRILPRHPLFQGLHGSLQQPLCNVLKAYSVLDREVGYNQGSVFIVGLLLMQMPEEQAFGVFLRLMQDFRLRELYRPHMVELGCCTFQLDGLIQEHLPELYSHFRTQALKTSTFSSSWFLTVFLSCLPPTAANRVFDIFMCEGLEIVFRVGMAILQLTQAELMKLDTEGMMQFLEKTVPQQMDTNPDRTIATAYQIKYDSKRMKKLEKEYTAMKMKEMEEQEEVKKLHSENKLLRQRIDTLEKRYSEDAVWTLGQECARVRLKEAELQRVLKQMEIKMLLMEKSSSVPDENSVKYVHEQLVSGKLREADTLTGIREVRHHVKDLEEKWQLNPTPSVHQNQQKGSSAVCDLQEELLRVRFREVHTQVQLTQSRHKLLQLQTQDEICSLRMKHITERMHSQREHLQELTMQNQHLHSLLGQTTEEEQHKIQSLSRQKKATSLQHNDT; from the exons ATGGACACCCTCTCTGTCCCGCCTCCTCTTGCATCTCACACAGCGCAGCTCAGCCCAGACGAGGAGAAGCTACTAGCCAAGCTGGAGGAGCAGAACAG GTTGTTGGAAACTGACAGTAAAGCCTTATACTCGGTGAACGGTGTCCTGAGAAGCCCCTCTACTTTGAGAATCTTCTCCTTTGAGGAAGATTCCAGTACTTGGGGTTGTGTTGTTGAGAACTGGGAGAAATGGAGCAAGAAGAAAGTAAAGCAGCTGAAG GAGATGATCAGGAAAGGGATCCACCCTCAGTTCCGGCCCACAGTGTGGCAGATGCTGTGTAATGCACACACTGTGTCCGTACGGGAGCAGTACTCCGAGCTGCTGCAGAAGACCTGTCCCAGCGAGAAACTGATCCACAGGGACCTGAAGAGAATCCTCCCCCGCCACCCGCTCTTCCAGGGCCTGCACGGCAGCCTCCAGCAGCCACTCTGCAACGTGCTGAAG GCTTATTCAGTTTTGGACCGAGAAGTTGGCTACAACCAGGGAAGTGTGTTCATAGTTGGGCTGTTACTCATGCAG ATGCCTGAGGAGCAGGCGTTTGGTGTGTTCCTGAGGCTGATGCAGGACTTTAGGCTGCGAGAGCTCTACAGGCCTCATATGGTCGAACTGGGCTGCTGCACGTTCCAGCTGGATGGTCTAATCCAG GAGCATCTCCCTGAGCTTTATTCTCACTTCCGAACTCAGGCCTTGAAAACCTCCACCTTCTCTTCATCCTGGTTCCTCACAGTCTTCCTCTCCTGCCTTCCCCCGACTGCAGCCAACAGGGTCTTCGACATATTCATGTGTGAG gGTCTGGAGATTGTGTTCCGCGTGGGAATGGCTATCCTCCAGCTGACCCAGGCTGAACTCATGAAGTTGGATACGGAGGGGATGATGCAA TTTCTAGAGAAAACCGTCCCCCAGCAAATGGACACCAACCCAGACAGGACCATAGCGACGGCCTATCAAATAAAGTACGACTCCAAGAGGATGAAGAA GCTTGAAAAAGAATACACAGCTATGAAAATGAAGGAAATGGAGGAACAAGAAGAAGTAAAG aaactacattcagaaaataAACTTCTGCGACAGAGAATCGACACCCTGGAGAAA aGATACAGTGAGGATGCGGTGTGGACGCTGGGTCAGGAGTGTGCGCGGGTCAGGCTGAAGGAGGCGGAGCTTCAGCGTGTTTTAAAGCAGATGGAGATAAAGATGCTGCTGATGGAGAAA agcagCTCAGTTCCTgatgagaacagtgtgaagtATGTGCACGAGCAGCTGGTCAGTGGGAAGCTGAGGGAGGCAGATACACTGACCGGGATCCGAGAGGTTAGACATCACGTCAAAGATCTGGAGGAGAaatggcag CTGAATCCGACCCCATCTGTTCATCAGAATCAGCAGAAGGGCAGCAGCGCTGTGTGTGACCTGCAGGAGGAGCTGTTGCGTGTGAGGTTCCGAGAGGTCCACACTCAGGTGCAGCTCACTCAGAGCCGCCACAAACTGCTGCAGCTGCAGACGCAG GATGAAATCTGCAGTCTTCGGATGAAGCACATCACTGAGCGCATGCACAGCCAGCGTGAGCATCTGCAAGAGCTAACGATGCAAAACCAGCATCTGCACAGTCTGCTGGGACAAACAACAGAGGAAGAGCAGCACAAG
- the evi5a gene encoding ecotropic viral integration site 5 protein homolog isoform X1 → MDTLSVPPPLASHTAQLSPDEEKLLAKLEEQNRLLETDSKALYSVNGVLRSPSTLRIFSFEEDSSTWGCVVENWEKWSKKKVKQLKEMIRKGIHPQFRPTVWQMLCNAHTVSVREQYSELLQKTCPSEKLIHRDLKRILPRHPLFQGLHGSLQQPLCNVLKAYSVLDREVGYNQGSVFIVGLLLMQMPEEQAFGVFLRLMQDFRLRELYRPHMVELGCCTFQLDGLIQEHLPELYSHFRTQALKTSTFSSSWFLTVFLSCLPPTAANRVFDIFMCEGLEIVFRVGMAILQLTQAELMKLDTEGMMQFLEKTVPQQMDTNPDRTIATAYQIKYDSKRMKKLEKEYTAMKMKEMEEQEEVKKLHSENKLLRQRIDTLEKRYSEDAVWTLGQECARVRLKEAELQRVLKQMEIKMLLMEKSSSVPDENSVKYVHEQLVSGKLREADTLTGIREVRHHVKDLEEKWQLNPTPSVHQNQQKGSSAVCDLQEELLRVRFREVHTQVQLTQSRHKLLQLQTQDEICSLRMKHITERMHSQREHLQELTMQNQHLHSLLGQTTEEEQHKQDCDDEEQDDGTATVRKLQDQIVQLQAQIQSLSRQKKATSLQHNDT, encoded by the exons ATGGACACCCTCTCTGTCCCGCCTCCTCTTGCATCTCACACAGCGCAGCTCAGCCCAGACGAGGAGAAGCTACTAGCCAAGCTGGAGGAGCAGAACAG GTTGTTGGAAACTGACAGTAAAGCCTTATACTCGGTGAACGGTGTCCTGAGAAGCCCCTCTACTTTGAGAATCTTCTCCTTTGAGGAAGATTCCAGTACTTGGGGTTGTGTTGTTGAGAACTGGGAGAAATGGAGCAAGAAGAAAGTAAAGCAGCTGAAG GAGATGATCAGGAAAGGGATCCACCCTCAGTTCCGGCCCACAGTGTGGCAGATGCTGTGTAATGCACACACTGTGTCCGTACGGGAGCAGTACTCCGAGCTGCTGCAGAAGACCTGTCCCAGCGAGAAACTGATCCACAGGGACCTGAAGAGAATCCTCCCCCGCCACCCGCTCTTCCAGGGCCTGCACGGCAGCCTCCAGCAGCCACTCTGCAACGTGCTGAAG GCTTATTCAGTTTTGGACCGAGAAGTTGGCTACAACCAGGGAAGTGTGTTCATAGTTGGGCTGTTACTCATGCAG ATGCCTGAGGAGCAGGCGTTTGGTGTGTTCCTGAGGCTGATGCAGGACTTTAGGCTGCGAGAGCTCTACAGGCCTCATATGGTCGAACTGGGCTGCTGCACGTTCCAGCTGGATGGTCTAATCCAG GAGCATCTCCCTGAGCTTTATTCTCACTTCCGAACTCAGGCCTTGAAAACCTCCACCTTCTCTTCATCCTGGTTCCTCACAGTCTTCCTCTCCTGCCTTCCCCCGACTGCAGCCAACAGGGTCTTCGACATATTCATGTGTGAG gGTCTGGAGATTGTGTTCCGCGTGGGAATGGCTATCCTCCAGCTGACCCAGGCTGAACTCATGAAGTTGGATACGGAGGGGATGATGCAA TTTCTAGAGAAAACCGTCCCCCAGCAAATGGACACCAACCCAGACAGGACCATAGCGACGGCCTATCAAATAAAGTACGACTCCAAGAGGATGAAGAA GCTTGAAAAAGAATACACAGCTATGAAAATGAAGGAAATGGAGGAACAAGAAGAAGTAAAG aaactacattcagaaaataAACTTCTGCGACAGAGAATCGACACCCTGGAGAAA aGATACAGTGAGGATGCGGTGTGGACGCTGGGTCAGGAGTGTGCGCGGGTCAGGCTGAAGGAGGCGGAGCTTCAGCGTGTTTTAAAGCAGATGGAGATAAAGATGCTGCTGATGGAGAAA agcagCTCAGTTCCTgatgagaacagtgtgaagtATGTGCACGAGCAGCTGGTCAGTGGGAAGCTGAGGGAGGCAGATACACTGACCGGGATCCGAGAGGTTAGACATCACGTCAAAGATCTGGAGGAGAaatggcag CTGAATCCGACCCCATCTGTTCATCAGAATCAGCAGAAGGGCAGCAGCGCTGTGTGTGACCTGCAGGAGGAGCTGTTGCGTGTGAGGTTCCGAGAGGTCCACACTCAGGTGCAGCTCACTCAGAGCCGCCACAAACTGCTGCAGCTGCAGACGCAG GATGAAATCTGCAGTCTTCGGATGAAGCACATCACTGAGCGCATGCACAGCCAGCGTGAGCATCTGCAAGAGCTAACGATGCAAAACCAGCATCTGCACAGTCTGCTGGGACAAACAACAGAGGAAGAGCAGCACAAG CAGGATTGTGACGATGAAGAACAGGACGATGGCACAGCTACTGTCAGAAAGCTGCAAGATCAGATTGTCCAATTACAGGCCCAG